In Synechococcus sp. RS9909, one genomic interval encodes:
- a CDS encoding iron ABC transporter permease: MSVSPLAAGDRPTWQPGRRLLSGVALLLALLALWPIGGLLGEGLQGLLNGSAQLGPDGGAQLRGTTLLLLGTALLGGALGTANGWLLANCRFPGRRLLRVAQLLPLASPSYLLAATLVDLGSRQGLRIHGLGWGVLVMALSTYPYVFLLSTESFTICGRRQLEACRCLGVGPWNSFRRIALPLALPAIGAGIALMGMEVVNELGAVQLLGIPSLSDGILQAWQAEGNPAGAVGLALITLCIVMVLLVGERRLRRRSRRWTEGVAGGESPAWPLQGQRALGAQVLGFVPPLLSLGIPLLWTARNLDQLRAGFSGELLQLTVRSLGLGLAAAGLAVAAALVLAIAKRWSSAAWLRSLTFLAGVGYAVPGAVLALALLLLGSPWRLAPLLLLLWGYSDRFLAVAKGGLDAALERLSPSLDEAATGLGCRWPAVLQRIHLPLLRGPLAVGALLVFVDTVKELPLTFALRPFDFDTLSVRVFQYASDERLAAALWPALMILTLGLIAALALIPGLERQGRDQAPSRG; this comes from the coding sequence ATGAGTGTTTCCCCCCTGGCAGCCGGCGACCGCCCGACCTGGCAACCAGGGCGGCGCCTGCTCAGCGGCGTCGCCCTGCTGCTCGCCCTGCTCGCTCTCTGGCCGATCGGAGGGCTTCTGGGTGAAGGCCTTCAGGGACTGCTGAACGGCTCTGCCCAACTGGGGCCTGACGGCGGCGCCCAGCTGCGCGGCACGACCCTGCTGTTGCTGGGCACCGCCCTGCTCGGTGGTGCCCTCGGTACCGCCAACGGCTGGCTTCTCGCCAACTGCCGCTTCCCGGGCCGGCGCCTGCTCCGCGTTGCCCAGCTGCTCCCCCTGGCCAGTCCCTCCTATCTCCTGGCCGCCACACTGGTCGACCTCGGCAGCCGTCAGGGGCTACGCATTCACGGCCTCGGCTGGGGGGTGCTGGTGATGGCCCTGAGCACCTACCCCTATGTGTTTCTGTTGAGCACCGAAAGTTTCACCATCTGCGGCAGGCGACAGCTGGAAGCATGCCGCTGCCTCGGCGTGGGGCCCTGGAACAGCTTTCGGCGCATCGCCCTGCCCCTCGCTCTGCCTGCGATCGGTGCCGGCATCGCCCTGATGGGGATGGAGGTGGTGAATGAACTGGGCGCCGTGCAGTTGCTCGGCATCCCCAGCCTGTCGGACGGCATCCTCCAGGCTTGGCAGGCCGAAGGCAATCCCGCCGGGGCCGTCGGCCTCGCCCTGATCACGCTGTGCATCGTGATGGTGCTGCTGGTAGGGGAACGCCGGCTGCGCCGGCGCAGCCGGCGCTGGACTGAGGGGGTGGCCGGGGGTGAATCACCGGCCTGGCCCCTGCAGGGGCAACGGGCTCTTGGCGCCCAGGTCCTTGGCTTCGTGCCGCCTCTGCTCAGCCTCGGCATTCCCCTGCTCTGGACCGCCCGCAACCTGGACCAACTCCGAGCCGGATTCAGCGGGGAATTGCTGCAGCTCACCGTCCGCAGCCTCGGGCTCGGCCTGGCGGCCGCGGGGCTGGCGGTGGCCGCCGCACTCGTGCTGGCGATCGCCAAACGCTGGAGCAGCGCAGCCTGGTTGCGCAGCCTCACCTTTCTCGCTGGCGTCGGCTACGCCGTTCCCGGCGCGGTGCTCGCCCTGGCCCTGCTCCTGCTCGGCTCCCCCTGGCGGCTGGCCCCCTTGCTGCTGCTGCTCTGGGGCTACAGCGATCGCTTCCTCGCCGTAGCCAAGGGGGGCTTGGACGCCGCGCTGGAGCGGTTATCACCCAGCCTGGATGAGGCGGCCACCGGGCTGGGTTGCCGTTGGCCCGCCGTGCTGCAGCGCATCCACCTTCCCCTGCTGCGCGGCCCTTTGGCGGTGGGCGCCCTGCTGGTGTTCGTCGACACCGTGAAGGAACTGCCCCTCACCTTCGCCCTGCGTCCCTTCGACTTCGACACCCTGTCGGTGCGGGTGTTCCAGTACGCCAGCGATGAACGCCTGGCCGCCGCCCTCTGGCCAGCGCTGATGATCCTGACGCTTGGACTCATCGCCGCCCTGGCCCTGATCCCTGGCCTGGAGCGACAGGGCCGGGATCAAGCACCCAGCAGGGGCTGA